From the genome of Pseudonocardia sp. EC080619-01:
GGACGGGACCCGCATCCGGCTGGTGGCGATCGTCGGGCCGCTGGCCCTCGCCGTCCTGCTCGGCCTGGCGGCGCTGCTGGGACCGCCCGCGGAACGCGCGGCGACCTCGCGGGACACCGGGACGGTGGTCCCGGCCACCGCGCGCGCCGGCGCGGTCACCGGCCCGGCGATGCTCGGCCTGCCGCACACCACCCCGCCCGCGGGCCCGGTGGAACAGGCACGGACGGCAGCCGCACCGTTGCCGCTCCCGCTCCCCGCGGACACCGCCGGGACGGGCTCTCCCTGACCGACCAAGGCCAGCATAACCGCAGGTCAGGGCGTCCTTAGTCGTGCGTCGGAGCCTCGTCGGGGGCACCATGGACGCCATGAAGGTCATCGTGGATTTCGACCGCTGCGAGAGCAACGCGGTGTGCATGGGTGCCGCCCCCGAGGTCTTCGAGGTGCGGGACGACGACTACCTCTACATCCTCGACGAGAACCCGCCGGAGGCCCTCCGGCCGAAGGTCGAGGAGGCGGTGCG
Proteins encoded in this window:
- a CDS encoding ferredoxin, with amino-acid sequence MKVIVDFDRCESNAVCMGAAPEVFEVRDDDYLYILDENPPEALRPKVEEAVRGCPKAAISIED